The DNA segment tataatttgaaaatCCACATCAGAAGTAATGATACCACGTCACTTAACACGAAGGAAAATCCACATCAGAAGTAATGATAGCCTAACTGTTTTTGAAATCGTGTTCACTACAACTCTTCTCGGCAAAGCGGCTTCTCTGAAATAATCTCCGTAATCTTCTTCTCTAGTCTCCGTTTCTCTGAAATCGTGCGTCCgtaagcttcttcttcagattgGTTGTCTCCTCAAATCTCCGTAATCGTATTCTCTGGTATATTTCGAGGCTTTGCTCTGAGTTTTTTGAGTATTTGAGTGAGTATAATTAATGCTACGAGTTAGATATATGTTTTGTCTGAGTTTGAGTTAGTATTCGTTACGGCTGATTTAGGATCCTTAACGACTGATTTATAGAAGGTAATTGTGACTGATTTAGTATTCTTTGAGACTGATTTATTTATGTAATGATGGCTGAGTTATGTTTTGTGGCttgtttattttatgtatttcttCTGATTTATCTTTGATATGTTATATATGTCTTTTTTGATCAGATGGATGTTTCCGAAGATCTAGCAAGGGATTACCCTCCAAGATTTTACCCTGAAGGGGCTtctatttttgaaaacaaaagcattaaTACGAATAGCCATTTTTCTGAGATCCCTCGACTTAGACAAGCAATTGGAATAGATGTGTGGGATAATCTGAAGACGTATCCTGTTGGATTGATTGCTAAACTGGCTGAGAGAAAATTGGTGTGGTCTGGTAAGACCGTACATTATCTACTTTGTAGACAGCTGCGAGTCTATAAGAAGGAGATTTGGTCTCTCGTTGTTGATCAACCTCTCAAGTTTAGCTTAATAGAATTTGGTGAGATCACGGGTTTAAATACAAATCCACTGCCAGAAGAAAGTTTTGAACCTGATCCAGAGAATTACAAAGCGTTGTGGGAGTTGTTGAAAGTGCCGCTTGGGTACGGACCCAAGTTTGATGAACTTATAGAAGCTTTAACGGACAAGTTTGATGAACTTATAAAAGCTTTAACGGAGTGTCCATTCTGGAGTGCTGATCAGCGGAAATGGTATGGGCTGTTGTTTCTTCAAGCCATTGGACTTTATGGCTTGCATCATAATTGTAGAATACCCTTTGAAAGTGCAAAAAGAGTATTCGATGATGACGCCCTAATGACTTATCCTTGGGGTCGGACTGCCTATGAATTTCTTGTTGATTCTATCAAGTTGTTGCATCCACAAGGAGGGTCGTACACCCTTAGCGGCTTCAAGGACGTGTTGTTGGTTTGGGTGTATGAATCTGTCACAGTGTTCGGAGAGCTTTATGGCAGAAAAGTGAATCCAGACGAAATTCCGCTTTTGCGATGGGGTGGAAGTCGTACTCGTGCAAGTCTTGCTACTACAATAGCTAAAGAGATGAATGATCATGGAACGGTAAGGTTTAAATCAGACATATGAATCCTGTAATGTCTTAGTTATTGGATTATTTTATGGTTGAGTTGTTAATTTTAATGActgatttatgtttttgtgttgtAGGTGCGTGTGAGGAAAATGGTGATGAAGGAGGGTCTAGAAGAGCTGTTACCTCAGTGGAAGGATGAAGCAGATGACCCACAACTTGATAACCTAATTAAAGATATACATGCAGATAGGTTTGTTAGAGATTTTTATGTGCAATCAAatgagaagaacaaaaaaacgaAGGCTGGAGTTTTGTCAGAGGCTGAGCCACCctcaaagaagcagaagaaaggtAAGAAACAGAAGGAGGTGAAAATCAATGAGGGTGAAACTGCTGTTGTAGAGGAGAAGGAGAATGCAAAGGAGAAGGGTCGTAGCGAAGCTGTTCTGCTGAACATAGTTGCTCATCTCGAGAAGTTGGACCGAAAATTTGACTCGAGATTAACAGAATACGACACCAAGTTTGGATCTTTTTCCCAAGCCTTTTGGATACCATTGGAGATACAGTGAAAACTACAGTTGAAGAGCGTCTAAGAGTTTTGGGGGTGTCCAATAGTAGTCAACCTGAAGGTCAACACGTGATGGTCTCAGAAGACAACCAACAGCCGGAGTCCAATAGTGGTCAACCTGATGGTCAAAACGTGATGGTCTCTGAAGACAACCGACAGCCGGACTCCAATAGTGGTCAACCTGCATCTAAGACCCCTATTGATAAACAGTCCGAAGACAGCCAACCGCAAAAGACCCCTGATAAAGGCCAATCTGAGAAGAATCTGGCAGATGATATTGCTAAAGCTGATGCGAAAGGTATGGAAGCAAAGCTGAATTCGAAGGTTGTCAGGGATAAAGCTGCTGGGGTGAAAAAGAACTTGGATTCGGCATTTGGTAATGCCGATGCAACAAATGCTGATTTGGTCTCTGATTCTCCTGGTAAGGAACCACCATTCGGACGCGGTTGCAGAGGCTTAGGGAAAAGAAATAACTTAGCGGCTGATTT comes from the Brassica rapa cultivar Chiifu-401-42 chromosome A01, CAAS_Brap_v3.01, whole genome shotgun sequence genome and includes:
- the LOC103872155 gene encoding uncharacterized protein LOC103872155; amino-acid sequence: MDVSEDLARDYPPRFYPEGASIFENKSINTNSHFSEIPRLRQAIGIDVWDNLKTYPVGLIAKLAERKLVWSGKTVHYLLCRQLRVYKKEIWSLVVDQPLKFSLIEFGEITGLNTNPLPEESFEPDPENYKALWELLKVPLGYGPKFDELIEALTDKFDELIKALTECPFWSADQRKWYGLLFLQAIGLYGLHHNCRIPFESAKRVFDDDALMTYPWGRTAYEFLVDSIKLLHPQGGSYTLSGFKDVLLVWVYESVTVFGELYGRKVNPDEIPLLRWGGSRTRASLATTIAKEMNDHGTVRVRKMVMKEGLEELLPQWKDEADDPQLDNLIKDIHADRFVRDFYVQSNEKNKKTKAGVLSEAEPPSKKQKKGKKQKEVKINEGETAVVEEKENAKEKGRSEAVLLNIVAHLEKLDRKFDSRLTEYDTNSQPEGQHVMVSEDNQQPESNSGQPDGQNVMVSEDNRQPDSNSGQPASKTPIDKQSEDSQPQKTPDKGQSEKNLADDIAKADAKGMEAKLNSKVVRDKAAGVKKNLDSAFGNADATNADLVSDSPGKEPPFGRGCRGLGKRNNLAADLERNEAELKKKQKKIPHGEAHEDIEFYRILITPRPWPIKEYGWLVQNHIASYIRVLIQRSKQDPSPFWSKRVAFIDSWFLESWVHDYKEFKVKPEMVKFKESGYKGLANGLIPTDIQTKLRWFTDVDHLYGVINTGGNHWVAFHADLHKEKVDCYDSIVGEQTLESDLRMLNFFGPFTRMIPAILNALIPDDIRVLTKKEFVFRRRTKRIVPQNNLRGDCGVYSLKFVECLALGVAFDGISDENIQGLRMKMTADIFNEGSCSLVGSFGDE